A single Fundidesulfovibrio soli DNA region contains:
- a CDS encoding rubredoxin produces the protein MDKWECPCGYVYDPEEGDFENNVKPDTPWEDLPEEWVCPKCLAEKEFFEKVE, from the coding sequence ATGGACAAGTGGGAATGCCCTTGCGGCTACGTGTACGACCCTGAAGAGGGCGATTTCGAGAACAATGTGAAGCCCGACACTCCCTGGGAGGATCTCCCCGAGGAGTGGGTTTGCCCCAAATGCCTTGCGGAGAAGGAATTCTTCGAGAAGGTGGAGTAG
- a CDS encoding cupin domain-containing protein, translating into MKKTAIFEGAKFTDLTFHSALIHDSEFFKIINFNFKAGQSMPIHSHEIEGQLSIVVLSGEGEFLSEDDSIPAKTGDILVSDISEPHGIHAITDMRVLVTIAPPI; encoded by the coding sequence ATGAAGAAGACTGCGATTTTCGAGGGCGCCAAGTTCACGGACCTCACCTTTCACAGCGCGCTCATTCACGATTCGGAATTCTTCAAGATCATCAATTTCAACTTCAAGGCGGGGCAATCGATGCCCATCCACTCCCATGAGATCGAGGGACAGCTCTCCATCGTGGTGCTCTCGGGCGAGGGGGAGTTCCTCTCCGAGGACGATTCCATCCCGGCCAAGACCGGCGACATCCTGGTCTCGGACATCAGCGAGCCCCACGGCATCCACGCCATCACGGACATGCGCGTGCTGGTGACCATCGCCCCGCCCATCTGA